A single window of Synechocystis sp. PCC 7509 DNA harbors:
- a CDS encoding anti-sigma factor, with product MLSEQLQLLVAGYVLGDLSSEEAEEFEQLLATNSAIAQEVAQMQQVLEISYAPPEVSPPSHLRLAIMEAHQAIPRNSPRPVTKLARPFLSVWTIGAAAAVLIVALGISNYHLWRSLQVIQAQSRQDEFLTSYSLRAKNASLSLATVAVNPNKLEATLNVENLPPLPPGKVYVLWTVLKPGAPFTTDKKNAILTEVFKVDAQGNISKQITVPKAYRTEDVVTAMAVTMEDAVAPAKHAGAPILIVRL from the coding sequence ATGCTTTCAGAACAGTTACAGTTATTAGTTGCTGGGTACGTCCTCGGCGATCTTAGTTCCGAAGAAGCAGAGGAGTTTGAGCAACTCTTAGCAACTAATTCGGCAATTGCCCAAGAAGTAGCACAAATGCAACAAGTATTGGAGATATCTTACGCTCCACCAGAAGTGAGTCCGCCAAGTCATTTGCGCTTGGCAATTATGGAAGCACATCAAGCTATTCCAAGAAATAGCCCCCGCCCGGTCACGAAGTTAGCCCGTCCGTTTTTATCTGTTTGGACAATAGGGGCAGCCGCCGCCGTGCTGATAGTTGCTTTGGGCATTAGCAACTATCATTTGTGGCGAAGTTTACAGGTTATCCAAGCCCAAAGCCGACAGGATGAATTTTTGACTTCTTACTCGCTGCGAGCAAAAAATGCAAGTCTCTCGTTAGCTACTGTAGCAGTGAACCCCAATAAGTTAGAAGCTACATTGAACGTTGAGAATTTACCCCCGTTGCCACCGGGTAAAGTTTACGTGCTATGGACAGTGTTAAAGCCAGGTGCGCCCTTCACAACGGACAAGAAAAACGCAATTTTGACAGAAGTATTCAAGGTTGATGCTCAGGGGAATATTTCTAAGCAAATTACCGTTCCTAAAGCTTATCGTACCGAAGACGTAGTTACAGCAATGGCTGTAACTATGGAAGATGCTGTGGCTCCTGCCAAACACGCAGGAGCGCCAATCTTGATCGTAAGATTGTGA
- a CDS encoding DVUA0089 family protein, producing the protein MKQFISAIPVLLAVVYAGQAQAVTFAEISDAGDNLNTAQVIPSGAFSLDSISGTLFENDADLFKIFLTGGQTFSATTRNAQTDQIPIDDLLGIPTELAADPQLFLFDSAGRGVYANDDSFGSLQPTLSSSGFSPTEAGIYYLAISSSGYNPVSNGTSIFPDATGGEVLPNNSNFVLTDFVGTSNTNGRYDIALSGAKAVPEPTSILGILSLSAWGAVRRMKKKVKQ; encoded by the coding sequence ATGAAACAATTTATATCAGCTATTCCGGTGCTGTTAGCAGTAGTTTACGCAGGGCAAGCACAAGCTGTAACTTTTGCTGAAATTAGTGATGCTGGCGACAACCTCAATACAGCTCAAGTGATCCCGTCGGGGGCATTTTCACTAGATTCAATCTCTGGAACTCTATTTGAGAATGATGCTGATTTATTTAAAATCTTTTTAACAGGGGGTCAGACATTTTCAGCTACAACTAGAAATGCCCAAACAGATCAAATTCCCATTGACGATCTTTTAGGTATTCCAACAGAATTAGCCGCCGATCCGCAGTTGTTTTTATTTGACTCTGCTGGTAGAGGAGTATATGCAAATGATGATAGTTTTGGCTCTTTACAACCTACTCTTTCATCAAGTGGATTTTCTCCTACGGAAGCTGGCATTTATTATTTAGCAATTTCTAGTTCTGGCTACAATCCTGTGAGTAACGGGACAAGTATTTTTCCTGATGCAACAGGTGGAGAAGTTCTACCGAACAATAGTAATTTTGTTTTAACTGATTTTGTTGGTACAAGTAATACTAATGGACGCTACGATATCGCTTTAAGCGGCGCTAAAGCTGTGCCTGAGCCGACATCGATATTAGGTATATTGTCCCTCAGTGCTTGGGGTGCGGTTAGGCGAATGAAAAAAAAGGTTAAACAATAG